The following are encoded in a window of Telmatobacter sp. DSM 110680 genomic DNA:
- a CDS encoding transglutaminase family protein → MIYKIVHRTTYKYKYPVSMGSHVACLRPRSLPRHRVAESELQIVPCPAVMTERLDYFGNHQYFFTIEEPHEELIVESRSRVEMQETSLDPSLASTPWEDVVKGLPEDLSAEALEAYQFRFESPRIRLRPEFARYAQQSFTPGRPMVEALLDLTSRIHRDFRFDSKVTTVRTTIEEVFRKKRGVCQDFAHIQIACLRSINLPARYVSGYLRTYPPPGQPRMVGADASHAWVSAFCPGIGWLDVDPTNDVIPSTGHVTIAWGRDFGDVSPLHGLILGGGAHTLKVGVDLESVEP, encoded by the coding sequence ATGATCTATAAAATCGTTCACCGCACGACTTACAAATATAAATATCCCGTATCAATGGGGAGCCACGTCGCCTGTCTGCGGCCCCGTTCGCTGCCTCGTCATCGCGTTGCTGAGAGCGAATTGCAAATTGTGCCCTGCCCCGCCGTCATGACGGAGCGTTTGGATTATTTCGGCAATCACCAATACTTCTTTACGATCGAAGAGCCGCACGAAGAATTGATCGTCGAATCGCGCAGCCGTGTTGAGATGCAGGAGACCTCGCTCGATCCAAGTCTGGCATCAACTCCATGGGAAGATGTTGTCAAAGGACTTCCCGAAGATCTCAGCGCCGAGGCGCTCGAAGCATATCAATTCCGGTTTGAATCGCCGCGCATTCGGCTTCGGCCCGAGTTTGCGCGCTATGCGCAGCAGTCTTTCACCCCGGGGCGACCCATGGTCGAGGCGCTCCTGGACCTGACTTCGCGCATTCATCGAGACTTTCGCTTCGATTCAAAAGTGACCACGGTCAGAACTACGATTGAAGAAGTCTTCCGCAAGAAGCGAGGCGTCTGCCAGGACTTCGCACACATACAAATCGCCTGTCTTCGCTCTATCAACCTGCCCGCAAGATACGTCAGCGGCTATCTGCGCACCTACCCGCCTCCCGGTCAACCGAGGATGGTTGGCGCCGACGCCTCTCACGCGTGGGTGTCCGCATTCTGTCCGGGAATTGGTTGGCTCGATGTAGATCCGACCAACGATGTAATTCCTTCAACGGGCCACGTCACGATTGCGTGGGGACGCGACTTCGGCGATGTTAGTCCTCTGCATGGTTTGATTCTCGGTG
- a CDS encoding circularly permuted type 2 ATP-grasp protein — MTVDLYQTPLRYGGAYDELSADGVNPRPHWAHLMESLRMIGPEELGQRCARAERRIRENGITYNIYSDPLGANRPWEIDIVPFLIPAGEWRYIEQGIIQRAKLLSLILEDIYGSQSLLKSGHLPAELVYANPAFLRPLVGVCVPSHSYLHMLAVDLARSPDGQWWVLSDRTQAPSGSGYALENRTIVSDVLPNVFADSNVLRLAPFFRAQRDALTSLADRSNPRIVLLTPGPHNETYFEHSYIARYLGFALVEGADLTVRDRCVYLKTVDGLERVDVILRRVDDSFCDPLELRSDSLLGVPGLVDAVVAGNVKVANALGSGVIETAAIMPFLPGLSRHMTGESLKLPSVATWWCGQSYAYDWVIKHLDSVVLKPAFPSCGMEPVFAAKLEPAEKGRLTAQLKAFPHEYVAQEQIALSNAPVWGNGHLYSRSVVLRAYVINTGKGWTAIPGGLVRVAEAEGSVVSMQRGGHSKDAWVLWDSPVDTFSLLHPRNQPVALRRGSPDVPSSVADRVYWLGRYVERAENTARITRSMMSRVGRAGPGELACLVRLHSCLRSRHSKLPKAKKRRPTALEFENELISVVSDLKRTDSLAFILSEVYRVGNSVRERLSADMMILIGQLRTSLETDRDVQIPEYPATLTLCLELLSAFSGMERENINRGLGWMFMSIGRRLERAIYLTRMIRQITLPLSEQDWPLLECLLEVGDSTMTYRTRYYTTLQPVAVLDVLMADENNPRSLDFQLAHLADIYQKLPRHMADDLKAMQDALTMLRSFDLRTLSYSLPREALKARAKGSEGLVRLENFLGSLERLLPSWSDNLSSRYFSHARTLPISVGL; from the coding sequence ATGACGGTTGATCTCTATCAGACTCCGCTACGCTACGGTGGAGCTTACGACGAACTCTCAGCAGATGGCGTCAATCCTCGTCCTCACTGGGCGCACCTGATGGAATCGCTACGCATGATCGGCCCGGAGGAACTGGGCCAACGTTGCGCCCGCGCCGAGCGTCGCATTCGTGAGAATGGCATCACTTACAACATCTATAGCGACCCTCTTGGTGCCAACCGTCCATGGGAAATTGATATTGTCCCTTTCCTCATTCCGGCCGGCGAATGGAGATATATAGAGCAGGGAATTATCCAGCGTGCCAAGCTGCTAAGCCTGATTCTCGAAGATATTTACGGATCCCAGTCTCTGCTGAAAAGCGGACATTTGCCAGCCGAGCTTGTCTACGCGAATCCGGCGTTCCTAAGGCCATTGGTGGGTGTGTGCGTACCTTCGCACTCTTATCTCCACATGCTAGCGGTTGACCTCGCCCGTTCTCCCGACGGTCAATGGTGGGTGCTCTCCGATCGCACTCAGGCTCCTTCGGGCAGTGGCTATGCGCTTGAGAACCGCACCATCGTCTCCGATGTTTTGCCAAACGTCTTTGCCGATTCGAATGTCCTCAGGCTCGCGCCCTTTTTCCGCGCGCAGCGCGATGCACTCACCTCTCTTGCTGATCGCAGCAACCCGCGTATCGTTCTGCTTACACCTGGCCCGCATAACGAGACTTATTTTGAGCATTCTTATATTGCGCGATACCTGGGTTTTGCTTTGGTTGAGGGAGCCGATCTTACCGTGCGAGACCGTTGCGTCTACCTCAAGACTGTCGATGGATTGGAGCGGGTGGACGTAATCCTGCGTCGAGTAGACGATAGCTTTTGTGATCCACTGGAGTTGCGTAGTGATTCTCTTCTTGGTGTGCCAGGCCTCGTCGATGCAGTTGTTGCCGGAAACGTAAAGGTCGCCAATGCTCTCGGCAGCGGTGTGATTGAGACGGCGGCCATCATGCCTTTTCTTCCCGGACTTTCCCGGCATATGACTGGCGAGAGTCTAAAGCTTCCTTCGGTTGCGACCTGGTGGTGCGGACAGTCATATGCATACGACTGGGTCATCAAGCATCTTGATTCGGTTGTCCTTAAGCCGGCGTTTCCCTCGTGCGGTATGGAGCCAGTGTTTGCGGCAAAGTTGGAGCCGGCGGAAAAGGGAAGACTCACCGCGCAGTTGAAGGCATTTCCGCATGAATATGTGGCGCAGGAGCAGATCGCTTTATCGAATGCCCCGGTCTGGGGTAATGGACACCTTTATTCCCGAAGCGTCGTATTGCGAGCTTACGTCATCAACACCGGTAAGGGGTGGACTGCGATTCCCGGAGGACTGGTTCGCGTAGCCGAGGCCGAGGGGTCAGTGGTGTCGATGCAGCGCGGCGGACATAGCAAGGACGCGTGGGTTCTGTGGGACAGCCCGGTGGATACCTTCAGCTTGCTCCATCCGCGTAATCAACCGGTTGCCTTGCGTCGCGGATCTCCTGACGTTCCCAGCAGCGTCGCTGACAGAGTCTATTGGCTTGGAAGATACGTCGAGCGTGCGGAGAATACTGCGCGAATAACGCGTTCGATGATGTCTCGCGTAGGGCGTGCCGGTCCTGGAGAACTGGCCTGCCTCGTTCGCCTGCATAGTTGTTTGCGATCGAGGCATAGCAAGTTGCCCAAGGCGAAAAAGAGACGTCCAACCGCACTTGAATTCGAAAATGAATTAATCTCGGTAGTCTCTGACCTAAAGCGAACTGACAGCCTTGCCTTCATTCTCTCTGAGGTGTATCGCGTCGGTAACAGCGTCCGCGAACGGTTGTCAGCAGACATGATGATTCTCATCGGCCAGTTACGCACGTCGCTTGAGACGGACCGAGACGTACAGATTCCCGAGTATCCGGCCACACTGACGCTCTGCCTGGAGTTGCTCTCCGCTTTCTCAGGAATGGAACGCGAGAATATCAATCGGGGTCTGGGCTGGATGTTCATGAGCATCGGCAGGCGTCTGGAGCGGGCCATCTATCTCACGCGCATGATACGACAGATCACGCTTCCGCTCAGTGAGCAGGATTGGCCGCTGCTCGAATGTCTGCTCGAAGTTGGAGACAGCACCATGACCTATCGGACTCGCTATTACACCACGCTGCAACCTGTGGCCGTGCTGGATGTGCTGATGGCCGACGAGAATAATCCCCGGTCTTTGGATTTTCAACTTGCGCACCTTGCGGATATCTACCAGAAGCTTCCCAGGCATATGGCTGACGATCTCAAGGCGATGCAGGATGCCTTGACGATGCTTCGTAGTTTCGATTTACGAACTCTCAGCTACAGCCTGCCGCGGGAGGCGCTCAAGGCCAGAGCTAAAGGCTCTGAAGGTCTCGTTCGGCTGGAAAATTTCCTCGGGAGCTTGGAGCGCCTGCTCCCTTCGTGGTCAGATAATTTATCGAGCAGGTATTTCAGTCACGCCCGCACGCTTCCGATCAGCGTTGGCTTATGA
- a CDS encoding transglutaminase family protein, which translates to MGIQVALKHRTYYRYDQAVLLGPQIIRLRPSLHCRTRILSYSLDVSPAEHSLRWQLDSSSNQQAHILFSQKTSEFAVEVNLAADLSTLNPFDFLLDPGVENYPFQYSTEIARDLYPYLQVDPPSPLLRDFVESCRDQQTTTVNFLLLINRKVRDEVGYVTRLEHGTQTSEETLQKRSGSCRDSAWLLVECLRNLGIAARFVSGYLIQLAEAKTERNSLDSGPQSDSADLHAWAEAFLPGGGWIGLDPTSGLLAGEGHIPLACTSSPAQAAPISGTAEKVSIDFTYAMSVRRLNEARPLSLGDAEDEWIRIRQVAHRVDADLEANDVRLTMGGEPTYVGIDEPESPQWNIDALGEIKRTRGLDLIQALREKMVPGGLLHYGQGKWYPGEPLPRWALSCFWRADGIPVWGDVKLIAQENHDYGIKAGDTLRFMRALSRRLQVSPENILPAFEPDEPAANPAGYILPLRRRQPHGVLRWSSQFWFPAVESIILLSGDSPIGFRIPTEVVPWVAPDELEYTFDEAPFARYVKLPAERICRMELFEANPEADPLPSVLCRNEDAQELIRPALCVQIRDFRLHVSLPYAPILADYLELVSAVEDTCRYLQTPVWIEGYAPGADPRLRSFSVTPDPGVLEVNLPPARNWDELEHVNMLLDREARHNRLVSEKFNFNGNRDATGGGSHIVIGGATLEDSPILRRPDLLRSMIAFWQNHPSLSYLFSGMYVGPTSQYPRVDEARMDALYELEVAFRHLPTRDCAPYIVDGLFRNLLADVTGNTHRAEFCVDKLFPPDGLGLRLGLLELRAFEMPPNMRMGLLQMLLVRALVCAFWKVPFEGSLTPWGTILHDRFMLPHFVQQDFLEVLAHLRKSDFAFDPEWFASHFEFRFPKIGSIGVDDVEVELRRALEPWNVLAEEAASGRTVRNVDSSVERVQVKLSGLKEDSRYVVACNGRRVPLQPATEPGVAVAGVRFRARKLSATMHPTIPVHSPLTFTLIDLRDGSSIGQCSYRIDPPEGREYKDRPANAAEAEARRLERFVVLDQIVPATIPEDEINPIFPGTLDLRIPPRSASARIETREILS; encoded by the coding sequence ATGGGAATCCAGGTTGCACTGAAACATCGGACTTACTACCGGTATGACCAGGCAGTCTTGCTTGGTCCTCAGATCATACGGTTGCGTCCCAGCCTGCACTGCCGAACACGCATCCTCAGTTATTCTCTCGATGTATCACCCGCTGAGCACTCGCTGCGCTGGCAACTTGATTCCTCCTCAAATCAACAGGCACACATCCTTTTTTCTCAGAAAACGAGCGAGTTTGCCGTCGAAGTAAATCTTGCCGCGGATTTGTCTACGCTTAACCCCTTCGATTTCCTGCTTGATCCGGGAGTTGAAAATTATCCATTCCAATATTCGACCGAGATTGCAAGGGATCTTTATCCCTATTTGCAAGTCGATCCGCCCAGCCCCTTGCTTCGCGACTTCGTTGAAAGCTGTCGTGACCAGCAAACTACCACGGTAAATTTTCTGCTTCTCATCAATCGCAAGGTGCGGGATGAGGTCGGTTACGTCACGCGCTTGGAGCATGGAACTCAGACGTCCGAAGAGACGTTACAAAAGCGCTCTGGCTCATGCCGCGACTCGGCGTGGCTGTTAGTCGAATGTCTACGCAATTTGGGAATCGCCGCACGTTTCGTTTCTGGTTATCTCATTCAGCTTGCAGAGGCGAAAACTGAGCGGAACAGTCTCGATAGCGGCCCCCAATCGGACTCTGCGGATCTTCATGCGTGGGCCGAGGCGTTCCTGCCCGGCGGCGGCTGGATTGGATTGGACCCGACTTCGGGTTTGCTCGCGGGAGAAGGGCACATTCCGCTCGCCTGCACCTCAAGCCCCGCCCAGGCTGCTCCAATCTCGGGAACTGCCGAGAAGGTCAGCATCGATTTCACATATGCAATGTCGGTTCGCCGTTTGAATGAGGCGCGGCCGTTATCCCTCGGCGATGCGGAAGACGAATGGATACGCATACGCCAGGTGGCGCACCGCGTGGATGCGGACCTTGAGGCCAACGACGTTCGTCTGACCATGGGCGGCGAGCCCACCTATGTCGGCATCGATGAACCGGAAAGCCCCCAATGGAATATCGATGCGCTGGGCGAGATCAAGCGAACGCGTGGGCTGGATCTCATTCAGGCACTTCGCGAAAAGATGGTGCCCGGCGGCCTGCTTCACTACGGTCAGGGAAAGTGGTATCCGGGCGAGCCTCTACCTCGCTGGGCGCTCAGTTGTTTTTGGCGTGCAGATGGTATTCCGGTATGGGGAGACGTCAAGCTCATCGCCCAAGAGAATCATGATTATGGAATCAAGGCAGGCGACACCTTAAGGTTTATGCGAGCTCTCTCGCGTCGTCTCCAGGTCAGTCCTGAAAACATTCTTCCGGCCTTCGAACCGGATGAGCCAGCGGCCAACCCTGCAGGTTACATTCTGCCGCTTCGTCGCCGCCAACCGCACGGAGTCCTGCGGTGGTCGAGCCAGTTCTGGTTTCCGGCTGTCGAGAGCATCATTCTGTTATCCGGTGATTCGCCCATAGGATTTCGCATTCCGACCGAAGTCGTGCCTTGGGTTGCGCCCGACGAACTTGAATACACTTTCGACGAAGCGCCGTTTGCACGTTACGTCAAGCTGCCAGCCGAGAGAATTTGCCGCATGGAGCTTTTCGAGGCGAATCCAGAAGCTGATCCGCTCCCTTCGGTTTTGTGTCGAAACGAGGACGCGCAGGAACTCATTCGCCCAGCACTCTGCGTGCAGATACGCGATTTTCGGCTTCATGTTTCGCTACCTTACGCGCCCATCCTGGCAGACTATCTCGAGCTCGTCAGCGCAGTCGAAGACACCTGCCGCTACCTGCAGACGCCCGTGTGGATAGAGGGTTATGCCCCCGGCGCCGATCCGCGGCTGCGATCTTTCAGTGTCACTCCCGATCCCGGTGTCCTCGAAGTCAATCTGCCGCCCGCCCGCAATTGGGACGAACTCGAACACGTCAATATGTTGCTGGATCGCGAGGCCCGCCACAATCGACTGGTTTCTGAGAAGTTCAACTTCAACGGAAATCGCGACGCGACTGGAGGCGGGAGCCATATCGTCATCGGCGGCGCGACTCTTGAAGATAGTCCGATCCTGCGCCGGCCCGATTTGCTGCGCAGCATGATTGCGTTCTGGCAGAATCACCCTTCGCTTTCTTACCTTTTCTCTGGAATGTATGTCGGTCCCACAAGCCAATATCCGCGTGTGGATGAAGCGCGCATGGACGCTCTGTATGAACTCGAAGTGGCTTTTCGTCATCTGCCGACGAGAGATTGTGCCCCTTACATTGTCGACGGTCTTTTCCGAAACCTGCTCGCCGATGTAACCGGAAATACCCATCGTGCGGAATTCTGCGTAGATAAGCTGTTTCCGCCGGATGGCCTCGGGCTCCGACTTGGTCTCTTGGAACTCCGAGCATTCGAAATGCCGCCTAATATGCGCATGGGTCTTCTGCAAATGTTACTCGTCCGCGCATTGGTGTGTGCATTTTGGAAGGTGCCATTCGAAGGAAGCCTCACGCCATGGGGCACGATCCTTCATGATCGCTTCATGCTTCCTCATTTTGTGCAACAGGACTTTCTTGAGGTTCTTGCTCACCTGCGCAAATCGGACTTTGCGTTTGATCCTGAGTGGTTCGCTTCGCATTTTGAATTTCGATTTCCAAAGATTGGTTCGATCGGTGTCGACGATGTAGAAGTTGAACTTCGGCGCGCGCTCGAACCCTGGAATGTGCTGGCGGAGGAAGCGGCGTCCGGTCGAACGGTTCGCAATGTCGACTCGTCGGTGGAACGAGTGCAGGTAAAGCTCTCCGGCTTGAAAGAAGATTCACGATACGTTGTGGCTTGCAACGGCCGCCGCGTGCCGCTTCAACCTGCCACCGAGCCGGGAGTTGCCGTGGCGGGAGTAAGATTTCGCGCACGCAAACTTTCAGCGACAATGCATCCAACCATTCCGGTGCACTCTCCGCTCACCTTCACCTTGATTGATCTTCGCGACGGAAGCTCAATCGGTCAATGCTCGTACCGTATAGACCCACCCGAAGGTCGCGAATATAAAGATCGCCCCGCAAACGCAGCTGAAGCAGAAGCGCGACGTCTCGAACGCTTTGTAGTGCTCGACCAGATTGTCCCTGCTACGATCCCTGAAGATGAGATAAACCCGATTTTTCCTGGCACCCTCGATCTGCGCATTCCGCCGCGGAGCGCGTCCGCACGCATCGAAACGCGGGAGATCTTGTCATGA
- a CDS encoding ChbG/HpnK family deacetylase, with amino-acid sequence MPRLIVNADDFGLAPGVNRAVLELHAAEVLTSATMMAQSAATDEAVRMALAMPTLGVGCHVVLVDGTPVSPGTSIRSLVDRNNGAFHSSPGNFLKRLYTARIRSAEVEAEAAAQIALLQSYGLRLTHIDTHKHMHMFPLILRPVLRAAKAAGIHAVRNPFEPIWSLNATANAPEMRRAEVVLLRRFEAKFRRIVEKEGFETTDGAIGILATGTVNLATVNALINAMPEGTYEFVSHPGYRDDQLARSNTRLLESREIERNALVAIKDYRGIDLISFGGLGHRSE; translated from the coding sequence GTGCCTCGCCTAATCGTAAATGCCGATGATTTTGGCCTCGCTCCGGGTGTAAACCGGGCGGTGCTGGAACTTCACGCGGCCGAGGTGCTTACAAGCGCCACGATGATGGCTCAATCAGCAGCCACGGACGAGGCCGTGCGCATGGCTTTGGCGATGCCCACATTGGGAGTGGGTTGTCACGTCGTACTGGTCGACGGTACTCCCGTCTCTCCAGGAACAAGTATTCGCTCACTAGTCGATCGAAATAACGGAGCGTTTCACTCCTCCCCAGGCAATTTTTTGAAGCGGCTCTACACGGCGCGGATTCGCAGCGCTGAGGTAGAAGCGGAGGCCGCGGCGCAGATAGCGTTGCTACAAAGTTATGGTCTTCGGCTTACACATATTGATACACACAAGCACATGCACATGTTTCCTCTCATTCTGCGCCCGGTTCTTCGGGCAGCAAAGGCTGCCGGGATTCATGCGGTCCGCAATCCGTTCGAGCCAATCTGGAGTCTAAACGCAACCGCCAATGCACCCGAGATGCGGCGGGCGGAAGTTGTGTTACTTCGTAGGTTCGAAGCGAAATTTCGCCGCATCGTCGAAAAAGAGGGCTTCGAGACGACCGACGGAGCCATCGGGATTCTGGCCACTGGCACTGTCAATCTCGCAACTGTAAATGCGCTGATCAACGCTATGCCCGAAGGAACCTACGAGTTCGTTTCTCATCCGGGCTATCGCGACGATCAGTTGGCGCGCTCGAACACCCGGCTTTTGGAATCCCGCGAAATTGAGCGTAATGCGCTGGTCGCCATCAAGGACTACCGTGGAATCGATCTGATTTCATTTGGCGGTCTCGGCCATCGTTCGGAATAA
- a CDS encoding ROK family protein translates to MRYVIGIDLGGTAVNYTVVDEKQNILVKGLCEHPARSVEGPTICINQIADGAVPALAQAGVSMDDVVAVGLDTPGPASAKGVLSAKGSTNFVHEDWASFDIRGALESRLGKPVVYLNDANAAALWGHFALFGTNSGKTSISIIVGTGNGGGVIVNDKVIEGKNGFGGELGHVLVPYSEIPEIAGLKPVCNCGRIGDLESLCSLTSIRMNVLPYLLKQHPEHELAKMDIAKAAYAARGLAAKGDPLCRTIFKVQAHALGLFFDEMINTFDPDALIIGGGVLEATEEFRQWFIQQIRAGMPLQRAEQADIPIHVIPNGDCAGALGAAIGALQLLA, encoded by the coding sequence ATGCGCTATGTAATTGGTATCGACCTTGGCGGAACCGCCGTCAACTACACCGTGGTAGACGAAAAGCAGAACATCCTGGTTAAAGGATTGTGTGAACATCCAGCGCGCTCAGTTGAGGGTCCCACAATCTGCATCAACCAGATCGCGGATGGTGCAGTGCCGGCACTGGCCCAGGCGGGAGTGTCCATGGATGATGTCGTCGCGGTGGGACTGGACACACCCGGTCCAGCGAGCGCCAAGGGCGTGTTGAGCGCCAAGGGATCCACAAACTTTGTGCACGAGGACTGGGCAAGCTTTGACATTCGCGGTGCCCTTGAAAGCAGACTCGGCAAGCCGGTTGTGTACCTGAACGATGCCAACGCGGCGGCTTTGTGGGGTCATTTTGCGCTATTCGGCACGAACAGCGGCAAGACGTCGATCTCCATTATTGTCGGAACCGGAAACGGTGGCGGCGTGATCGTGAATGACAAAGTCATTGAGGGCAAAAATGGCTTCGGCGGCGAATTGGGCCATGTGCTGGTTCCTTACTCTGAGATTCCTGAGATTGCAGGACTGAAACCGGTCTGCAACTGCGGGCGAATTGGCGATCTCGAATCGCTGTGCTCGCTTACATCGATCCGGATGAATGTATTGCCATACCTGCTAAAGCAGCATCCAGAACACGAGCTGGCGAAGATGGATATAGCCAAGGCTGCGTACGCAGCACGCGGGCTAGCAGCGAAGGGTGATCCTCTCTGCCGAACAATCTTCAAAGTCCAGGCACATGCGCTGGGCCTGTTCTTTGACGAGATGATCAATACGTTCGATCCGGATGCGCTGATCATCGGCGGTGGCGTGCTTGAGGCCACAGAAGAATTCCGGCAGTGGTTTATCCAACAGATTCGTGCCGGCATGCCTCTCCAGCGAGCCGAGCAGGCAGATATCCCAATCCACGTAATTCCAAACGGCGATTGCGCCGGTGCTCTCGGTGCCGCTATTGGAGCTTTGCAGTTACTGGCGTAG
- a CDS encoding ferric reductase-like transmembrane domain-containing protein, translating to MTLLDFCAYLGLGATGAAALNLLIGLLISLRYSPVRHWPHLRLNLFGLHQWTAYATVALTLAHPLILLFLDKPRFRVFDILVPIHSPLQPLVNVAGAVAFYLLLIVFLTSLLRSRIGRPLWRRLHYLVFPAAVLLFVHSILTDPNLKDGRPDLLDGGKVFVEIAALLCFTATALRIRLRGRGLRPIVPSTEAASALSKSKK from the coding sequence ATGACTCTGCTGGATTTTTGTGCATACCTCGGACTAGGGGCAACGGGTGCGGCCGCTCTCAATCTCCTGATCGGCCTGCTCATTTCTCTGCGCTACAGTCCTGTTCGACATTGGCCACATCTGCGACTCAATCTCTTCGGCTTGCATCAGTGGACCGCATATGCCACGGTAGCGCTCACTCTCGCTCATCCGCTCATATTGCTTTTCCTTGACAAGCCGCGCTTCCGGGTCTTCGACATACTTGTGCCCATCCATTCACCGTTGCAGCCGCTCGTCAATGTTGCCGGCGCCGTTGCTTTCTATCTGCTGCTGATTGTCTTTCTCACCTCTCTCCTACGTTCACGCATTGGACGTCCGCTTTGGAGGCGGTTGCATTACCTGGTTTTTCCAGCAGCAGTTCTCCTCTTTGTGCACAGTATTCTCACCGATCCCAACCTGAAGGATGGTCGCCCAGACCTTCTCGATGGCGGAAAAGTCTTCGTCGAGATCGCTGCTCTCCTCTGCTTCACCGCAACTGCGTTGCGAATTCGTCTTCGCGGCAGGGGGCTTCGGCCGATTGTCCCATCGACCGAAGCAGCTTCAGCGCTTTCGAAATCAAAAAAGTAG
- the bshA gene encoding N-acetyl-alpha-D-glucosaminyl L-malate synthase BshA yields the protein MRIGITCYPTYGGSGVVATELGIELAASGHEVHFISYSQPFRLSGRDDGIFYHEVPVSSYPLFEFPPYDLALASRMAEVAEFCDLDLLHVHYAIPHSVSALLARQMVAVKGRKLPFVTTLHGTDITLVGLDRSYLPITRYSIQESDGVTSISSYLKDKTVTDFGISRPIEVIPNFVNCDVYTPISDEDVRAKARAKFATPDEAILIHLSNFRPVKRVVDVVKVFAQVEREVPAQLVLVGDGPDRSAAEWLAHDLKINDKVHFLGKQDRVNELLPLADLMVMPSTLESFGLAALEAMACKVPTIATRVGGVPELIEDGVTGLLFPVGDVDGMATGALRLLKDRALLDAMRDAARRDAQKRFCASLVLPKYVKFYEKILGR from the coding sequence ATGCGCATTGGCATTACGTGCTATCCCACCTATGGTGGATCCGGCGTTGTCGCTACCGAACTCGGCATTGAACTTGCTGCTTCGGGCCACGAGGTTCATTTCATCTCGTATTCACAGCCGTTTCGCCTCAGCGGCCGCGATGACGGCATCTTTTACCACGAAGTGCCAGTTTCCAGTTATCCCCTGTTCGAATTTCCCCCTTACGATCTTGCCCTTGCTTCTCGGATGGCAGAAGTCGCCGAATTCTGCGATCTTGATCTGCTCCACGTGCACTACGCCATTCCGCATTCGGTGAGTGCTCTGCTTGCGCGCCAGATGGTAGCCGTGAAGGGTCGCAAGCTACCCTTCGTAACGACGCTGCATGGAACCGACATTACCCTCGTGGGGCTTGATCGTAGTTATCTGCCGATCACGCGCTATTCGATCCAGGAGAGCGACGGGGTCACCAGTATTTCGAGCTATTTGAAAGACAAGACAGTCACAGATTTCGGCATCTCCCGACCGATTGAAGTGATTCCCAACTTCGTAAACTGCGATGTCTACACTCCGATCTCAGATGAAGACGTTCGTGCCAAAGCGCGTGCGAAATTTGCGACGCCAGACGAAGCGATCCTGATCCACTTGTCGAACTTCAGGCCAGTGAAACGCGTCGTCGACGTGGTGAAGGTGTTTGCGCAGGTGGAGCGCGAGGTACCGGCACAACTTGTCCTGGTGGGTGATGGCCCTGATCGCTCTGCAGCCGAATGGCTCGCCCACGATCTCAAGATCAACGACAAGGTCCACTTCCTCGGCAAGCAAGACCGCGTGAACGAGCTTCTTCCGTTGGCGGATCTAATGGTTATGCCGAGCACTCTCGAATCATTTGGACTGGCTGCTCTTGAAGCGATGGCCTGCAAAGTTCCCACGATTGCCACGCGCGTGGGAGGCGTGCCGGAATTGATTGAAGATGGAGTGACAGGACTGCTCTTTCCCGTTGGCGATGTCGATGGTATGGCAACTGGCGCGCTCCGACTGTTGAAAGATCGGGCGTTGCTTGATGCCATGCGCGATGCTGCGCGCAGAGATGCACAAAAGCGATTTTGCGCTTCGCTGGTCCTGCCTAAATACGTCAAATTCTACGAGAAGATTCTCGGAAGATAG
- a CDS encoding 3-hydroxyacyl-CoA dehydrogenase NAD-binding domain-containing protein: MQVAIIGAGPLGRWLAFAAARAGYTVLLEDVMPSNLHHAQEYLRQQLGPAALPMVEFASTIEGAVREADLAIDCVPDELESKLEIFCLLDRMAPPRTVFITPTTRLSIADLASCTYRADKCVALVAKMQELTEASIGVGAGEQSREILLRTPPHVTQETIALVQEFWERIGFTPRFESDRSQ, translated from the coding sequence ATGCAAGTTGCCATTATTGGAGCCGGCCCGCTTGGCCGATGGCTCGCGTTCGCAGCGGCCCGTGCCGGCTACACCGTTCTCCTTGAGGACGTGATGCCCTCAAACCTGCATCATGCTCAAGAGTATCTGCGACAGCAATTAGGGCCGGCTGCACTTCCGATGGTGGAGTTCGCATCCACGATTGAAGGGGCCGTGCGCGAGGCCGATCTGGCGATAGATTGCGTGCCGGATGAGTTGGAATCGAAGCTCGAGATCTTCTGTTTGCTCGACCGTATGGCGCCGCCACGGACTGTATTCATCACACCCACAACCCGCCTCTCCATCGCCGACCTCGCATCCTGCACGTACCGCGCAGACAAGTGCGTGGCCCTCGTGGCGAAAATGCAGGAACTTACGGAGGCTTCGATCGGCGTTGGTGCAGGCGAACAGAGTAGAGAAATTCTGCTGCGGACGCCTCCACACGTAACCCAGGAGACCATCGCGCTTGTGCAGGAATTCTGGGAGCGAATCGGCTTCACTCCGCGATTTGAATCCGATCGTTCGCAGTAA